The Paenarthrobacter aurescens region AGCGTAGCGGGCGGCCCTGGGGGTCCGCTCGCCAAGCTCAAGCCAGTTCCGTGCTGCCCCTTCGAGTTCCGGGGGCAGTACAAACAGGCGGCGGGCAATCTGCGGCAATTGAGTGAACCGGGTCCTTAGCTGAATTCAGCGATGAGCTCGACTTCAACAGGAGAGTCGAGCGGCAGGACAGAAACGCCGACGGCGGAGCGTGCGTGCTTGCCGGCGTCGCCGAATACTTGTCCGAGGAGTTCGGAGGCACCGTTGATCACGCCGGGCTGACCGGTGAACGTGGCCTCGGAGGACACGAAACCCACAACCTTGACGATCCGGGTAACGCGGTCAAGATCGCCAATGACGCTCTTGACGGCAGCCAAAGCGTTGATGGCGCAGATGGCCGCGTAACGCTTGGCGTCTTCCGGGTCGACGGTGGGCTCGTCGGACGCGGCCAACTCGCCGAGGGAAACCTTGCCCGTAGCTTCGAGTTTGCCGTTAATAAATGGCAGCTGCCCGGAGGTGTAGACGTAGTTGCCGGAGACGATTGCCGGGACGTAGTCAGCCACCGGAGCGGCTACCTCCGGGAGGGTCAATCCGAGCTCCGCCAGACGCTGCTCAACAGCAGACGTGGGGGCTCCGGATTCCGCGGCAGCTGTGGTTTCTGCGGGGGTTGTCATGATTACTGCTTCTCCCTCTTCAGGTATGCAACAAGGCCTTTGCCATCGGGTCCACCGACGACCTGGACGAGCTCCCAGCCGTCCTCGCCCCACTGGTCCAGGATCTGCTTCGTAGCGTGAATAATGAGCGGAATCGTGGCGTACTCCCATTTGGTCATGACAGAAAGCCTAGCCCTTGCCGGTAAAGTGGAAAACATGGTGACTCGCAAGAACCCACTATTCGACACTGCCACCACCCTCGGAAAGATTTTAGGCTTCCTTGGTGTGAGCGCGATTTGTGGCGTCCTCGTGGCGGGCCTTCTGGTCCCCGCAGCCGCCGTATCGGGCAGTGCCGCCAGTGGTTCAATTCAGTTCTTTGACACTCTGCCGGCAGAACTTCAGGTGGATCCGCCCAGCCAGAACACCACCATCCTGGCGAAGGACGGTACGCCGATCGCCTCGATCTACGCAGAGAACCGGACCAAGGTTCCGCTGGATCAAATGAGCCCGTTCATCAAGGACGCTGTCATTGCTATTGAGGACAGCCGTTTTTATGAGCACGGCGGCATTGACACCACCGGCATCATGCGAGCACTCGTGGCCACCGCCCGCGGCAACAAGCAGGGCGCGTCCACCATCACCCAGCAGTACGTGAACAACGTCATCAACGAATCCCTCGTAGCAGCTGACAGGGAAGAGGACGTCAAGCTCAACGGCGGCGGCAAGGGCGTTGGCGACAAACTCCGCGAAATGAAGCTTGCGATCGCCCTGGAGAAGAAGTTCTCCAAGGAGCAGATCCTTGAGGGCTACCTCAACATCGTGTTCTTCAACCGCGACGCTTACGGCATTGAAGCTGCCTCGAAGTTCTTCTTCAGCACCACCGCCAAGGACCTGACTCTTCCGCAGGCGGCGCTCTTGGCCGGCCTGGTGAACAGCCCTTCGGCCTTCGATCCCATTGCCAACCCTGACAGCTCCAAGGTCCGACGAGACCTGGTGCTCGCCTCCATGGTCAACCAGGGCAAGATCACCCAGGCACAGTACGAAGAAGCGGTTGCTACCCCCGTCACCACGCAGGTCACCCCCGCACGCCAGGGCTGCGCTTACGCCACCATGGCTCCGTACTTCTGTGACTATGTGCTCCACCTGCTCTTCAACAATCCTGCATACGGCGACACCCAGGAAGAGCGCATCAAGCGCGTCCAGCGTGGCGGCCTCACCATCCAGACCACCCTTGATCCCACAGCGCAGAACGTGGCCCAGCAGCAGGTTGATGCAACAGCTGGCGCCAACCCGGACAAGTGGGGCGCCTCGATCGTCTCCGTCCAGCCAGGTACAGGCCAGATCGTGAGCATGGCCCAAAACACTGTGTGGCTGCCTCAAGAGGGCAAATTCGATCAGACGCAGAACTTCAACGTGGACGTCCTGGATGCCGAAGGAAACGACCTCAACGGCATCGGCGGCTTCCAGCCCGGTTCAACCATGAAGCCCTTCACGTTCGCCCAGTGGCTGGAGGAGGGGAAGTCGATGAACCAAAACGTCAATGCGGCCGTTCGTAAATACGGGGTGAACTTCCCTTGGAAGAACACTTGTCCCACGCCAACTGAC contains the following coding sequences:
- a CDS encoding RidA family protein encodes the protein MTTPAETTAAAESGAPTSAVEQRLAELGLTLPEVAAPVADYVPAIVSGNYVYTSGQLPFINGKLEATGKVSLGELAASDEPTVDPEDAKRYAAICAINALAAVKSVIGDLDRVTRIVKVVGFVSSEATFTGQPGVINGASELLGQVFGDAGKHARSAVGVSVLPLDSPVEVELIAEFS
- a CDS encoding DUF4177 domain-containing protein, which codes for MTKWEYATIPLIIHATKQILDQWGEDGWELVQVVGGPDGKGLVAYLKREKQ
- a CDS encoding transglycosylase domain-containing protein, which translates into the protein MVTRKNPLFDTATTLGKILGFLGVSAICGVLVAGLLVPAAAVSGSAASGSIQFFDTLPAELQVDPPSQNTTILAKDGTPIASIYAENRTKVPLDQMSPFIKDAVIAIEDSRFYEHGGIDTTGIMRALVATARGNKQGASTITQQYVNNVINESLVAADREEDVKLNGGGKGVGDKLREMKLAIALEKKFSKEQILEGYLNIVFFNRDAYGIEAASKFFFSTTAKDLTLPQAALLAGLVNSPSAFDPIANPDSSKVRRDLVLASMVNQGKITQAQYEEAVATPVTTQVTPARQGCAYATMAPYFCDYVLHLLFNNPAYGDTQEERIKRVQRGGLTIQTTLDPTAQNVAQQQVDATAGANPDKWGASIVSVQPGTGQIVSMAQNTVWLPQEGKFDQTQNFNVDVLDAEGNDLNGIGGFQPGSTMKPFTFAQWLEEGKSMNQNVNAAVRKYGVNFPWKNTCPTPTDGFYDANVQGSFDLQNSDDGYYRNMTVLYGLKNSINTATFASAAQVDLCGIQKIVDATGIHGGLPARDETGKITDPNPQVQMTRLSNLIGATQTAPLTMASAFATFAADGKYCEPIAITSVKDQSGADLPAQSSSCKDAVKPEVARGVAYAMGKVLDEGSGSLIRPALNSKNFPVAAKTGTNDSNGSTWVVGYTSGLATASWFGDPLGDQLRPGRNLTVNGQFYKAIDGYMIAGPQFTNYMLAVAPAYGTNPFQQPPSNLLGTAPAPQRNNTPSSNPPANPAPSTGNGNNGNGNNGNGNKN